One genomic region from Fictibacillus marinisediminis encodes:
- a CDS encoding DUF2624 family protein, which yields MNPFMVHMVNSKLNQLTAQELVQLAGQYQFPVSMQEANKVIGILRRYNINITNAAQRAEIIEAIAAEVSREKANYIQYLINNYLNR from the coding sequence ATGAATCCTTTTATGGTCCACATGGTCAACTCGAAATTAAATCAGCTTACTGCCCAGGAGCTCGTTCAATTGGCAGGACAGTATCAGTTTCCGGTTTCCATGCAGGAAGCCAATAAAGTGATCGGGATTTTAAGAAGATACAACATTAACATAACAAATGCTGCCCAGCGTGCAGAAATCATTGAAGCGATTGCCGCAGAAGTGAGCCGCGAGAAAGCAAATTACATCCAATACTTAATCAACAATTATTTAAACAGATAA
- a CDS encoding deoxyribonuclease IV, which yields MLKLGSHVSMSGKKMLLGASEEAASYGANTFMVYTGAPQNTRRKKIEDLNIEAGIKHMQENGMTELVVHAPYIINIGNSVKPETFQLGVDFLTSEIERTAAIGGKQIVLHPGAHVGAGTEEGIKKIIEGLNEVLTPEQNVQIALETMAGKGSECGCTFEELASIIDGVHLNDKLSICFDTCHTHDSGYDIINDFDGVLNTFDKLIGLDRLKVLHINDSKNERGARKDRHENIGFGKIGFDALNYIVHHPQLGDVPKILETPYVGTDKNNKKPPYQLEIEMLKNKEFVPTLQEQLLTV from the coding sequence ATGCTGAAACTAGGATCACACGTATCAATGAGCGGAAAGAAAATGCTTCTGGGGGCAAGTGAAGAAGCAGCTTCCTATGGAGCCAATACTTTCATGGTTTATACTGGTGCGCCTCAGAATACCCGCAGAAAAAAGATTGAAGATCTGAACATTGAAGCGGGTATCAAGCATATGCAAGAAAATGGCATGACAGAATTGGTCGTGCACGCACCATACATCATTAACATCGGAAACTCAGTCAAACCGGAAACTTTCCAGCTGGGCGTTGACTTTCTTACTTCAGAGATCGAACGTACAGCTGCCATTGGCGGAAAGCAAATTGTTCTTCATCCCGGAGCCCATGTTGGTGCAGGAACAGAAGAGGGGATCAAGAAAATTATCGAAGGTTTGAATGAGGTGCTGACACCTGAACAAAATGTTCAGATTGCGCTGGAGACTATGGCAGGAAAGGGTTCGGAATGCGGCTGTACGTTTGAAGAATTGGCCTCTATCATTGATGGGGTTCACCTTAACGATAAGCTTTCCATCTGCTTTGATACTTGTCATACCCATGACTCTGGATATGATATCATCAATGATTTTGATGGAGTGCTGAACACTTTTGACAAATTGATCGGCCTTGATCGTCTGAAGGTTCTTCATATCAATGACAGCAAGAATGAGCGCGGCGCCCGAAAGGACCGCCACGAGAACATCGGATTCGGAAAGATCGGTTTTGATGCATTAAACTATATCGTCCACCATCCGCAGCTTGGCGATGTTCCTAAAATATTAGAGACACCTTATGTTGGAACAGATAAGAACAATAAAAAACCTCCATATCAACTGGAGATCGAAATGCTGAAGAATAAAGAGTTTGTTCCGACTTTGCAGGAACAGCTCCTAACTGTATAA
- a CDS encoding DEAD/DEAH box helicase, protein MKTAFDRLNIKPFLLNAMIEQGFKKPTDIQERVVPGILNGYDIIGQSQTGSGKTLAFLLPVLNKINTEKNEIQAIITAPTRELAQQIFDEYEKLSEYFPEDDFIRAKTVVGGTDRKRMADRLKNAPHLIIGTPGRIKDLVNNEGINIFSATTLVVDEADQMLDMGFIEDVDQVAARMATKIQMLVFSATIPEKLQPLLKKYMNNPRHVHVSPEQTTAKEIKHVLIPLKHKDKIKTLIEVAKAYNPYLCLIFVNTKKTADAVADAMLAEGMNAERLHGDVPPRERKNIMKRVQKAEFQYVVATDLAARGIDIKGVSHIINFELPADLDYYIHRTGRTGRAGMSGIAATIIEPSDQLAIQKLQNRKILFVQEELKNGEWKEVPLRIRKASVQKGSTGASVQKPKKVKPGYKKKMAEEKRKMEKRQNRNKR, encoded by the coding sequence ATGAAAACAGCGTTTGACCGTTTAAATATAAAACCGTTTTTATTAAACGCAATGATCGAGCAAGGATTCAAAAAACCGACAGATATTCAGGAGCGAGTTGTTCCGGGAATTCTGAACGGTTATGACATTATCGGACAGTCACAGACCGGTTCAGGTAAAACTTTAGCTTTCCTTTTGCCGGTACTGAATAAGATCAATACCGAAAAAAATGAAATTCAAGCGATCATCACGGCGCCTACCCGTGAACTCGCACAGCAGATCTTTGACGAGTATGAAAAGCTGTCGGAATACTTTCCTGAAGATGATTTCATCCGGGCGAAAACGGTCGTTGGTGGAACCGACCGAAAAAGAATGGCTGACCGTCTGAAGAATGCCCCGCATTTGATCATCGGTACACCAGGGCGCATTAAAGACTTGGTGAACAATGAAGGAATCAATATCTTTTCGGCAACGACGCTCGTTGTTGATGAAGCTGATCAAATGCTCGATATGGGATTCATTGAAGACGTCGACCAGGTGGCAGCACGTATGGCAACAAAAATTCAAATGCTTGTGTTTTCCGCGACAATCCCGGAAAAGCTGCAGCCGCTGCTTAAAAAATATATGAATAATCCGCGCCATGTTCATGTGAGCCCTGAACAGACGACAGCGAAAGAAATCAAACATGTTTTAATTCCGCTAAAGCATAAGGACAAGATAAAGACTTTGATCGAAGTTGCAAAAGCGTATAATCCTTACCTTTGTTTAATCTTCGTCAACACGAAGAAAACAGCAGATGCAGTAGCGGATGCCATGCTCGCAGAAGGCATGAATGCCGAGCGGCTGCACGGCGATGTTCCTCCGCGTGAACGGAAGAATATCATGAAACGAGTCCAGAAAGCGGAGTTTCAATATGTTGTAGCGACTGACTTGGCAGCGAGGGGCATTGATATTAAAGGGGTAAGTCATATCATTAACTTCGAGCTCCCAGCCGATTTGGATTATTATATCCATCGTACAGGCCGAACAGGCCGTGCTGGAATGTCAGGCATCGCGGCAACCATCATTGAACCTTCTGATCAGCTCGCTATTCAAAAACTGCAGAATCGAAAAATTCTGTTTGTTCAAGAAGAGCTGAAGAACGGGGAATGGAAAGAGGTGCCCCTTCGAATAAGAAAGGCCTCTGTCCAAAAAGGAAGCACAGGTGCAAGTGTACAGAAACCTAAAAAAGTGAAGCCAGGCTATAAAAAGAAGATGGCAGAAGAAAAACGCAAAATGGAAAAAAGGCAAAATCGCAATAAAAGATAA
- a CDS encoding YqfQ family protein, with translation MHPYPPIGPQRGRSAGIPPGQRFAPPAGMRSLAGLGGAARSPMNVLTMVENVQKMLQVAETMGPMVKQYGPMVKNLPDMMKSLKEFRDNTNKTIKEKKKPETKKQKQKKKQLLKANLKRKRNPKLKLSL, from the coding sequence ATGCATCCATATCCCCCTATAGGTCCTCAGCGCGGACGATCGGCGGGTATACCGCCTGGACAGCGATTCGCTCCTCCAGCGGGCATGCGGTCTCTAGCCGGTCTAGGCGGTGCGGCCAGATCGCCGATGAACGTTCTGACCATGGTGGAAAACGTTCAAAAAATGCTGCAGGTTGCTGAAACAATGGGTCCCATGGTAAAACAGTACGGGCCAATGGTAAAAAATCTACCGGACATGATGAAGTCCTTAAAAGAATTTAGAGATAACACAAACAAAACGATAAAAGAAAAAAAGAAGCCAGAGACGAAAAAGCAAAAGCAAAAAAAGAAGCAGCTCCTCAAAGCAAACCTAAAAAGAAAGAGAAACCCAAAACTGAAGCTAAGCCTGTAA